The genomic segment AATGTCCTCAATATTCTGGAGCCTTGCCCACTGACCAAGGATGGTATTAAAACAGAAATAATCTATCGAACTGAATTTTAGACTCGTTTGTCAAAATTAGTTTTAAAGCTAGCCTTGTTTCAGGGCTTGCCTTTTGAAAATTTAGGCTTTAGGATATAGAGTGGAATGTTCAACTTCATAAAAAACCTAAGCCCAGTGGAAGTCGGCGCCATTCTCTTAATCCTAATAGTCCTCTTCGGCGCGAAAATAGTCACCCGCCTCGCCAAAACCGGCGGTCAGTCCTTTAAAGAAATCAAAAAGGTTAAAAAGACTTTTACAGAAGCACTGGAAGATAACAGTGACGGCACGACAAAATAAGGAATATTCTTAATAATCTATGCCAACAATTGGGGCAACCGAATGGATAATCATTGCTTTTATTATTCTCCTACTCTTTGGAGGCAAAAAAATACCGGAATTTTTTAAAGGTCTGGGAGAAGCGGTTAAGGAATTCAAAAAATCCTCGAGAGATTTAGGCGAAGACGAGGGAAAAAGTAAGAGCTAACTAGAATGCATTTTTTGTGTGGAAAATATCACTCCCCTCAATTACCCTCAACTTAAAGCAGAATTAGAAAAATATCAGCCTTTCTTACTTGAAGCTAGAAAAAGATTGATTTTTACGCTTTGTGTATTTGCAACTGCAACAATTGCGGGATTTGTCTTCTATGAAAAAATAATCAAGTTCCTGATCAGGATCTTAAACCTCGAGGGAATTAACGTAGTCTTTACGTCGCCTTTTCAGTTTATTACTCTTGCAATCAGTTGCGGCCTAGCAACGGGCCTTGTGATCTCCTTTCCACTTTTCGTCATCCAAATTCTATATTTTCTAAAACCCGCCCTGAGAAAAAAAGAGTTCAAGATTGTAACGCGGCATTTACCACTCTTCTTCATTCTTTTTTTGGCTGGATTTGTATTCGGGACACTAATTATGAAGTGGCAAATACAAATATTCTTAGAAAAATCGGTATCTCTTGGTATCGGCAATGTTTTGGATATCAGCCGCCTTCTAACCACAGTCCTTTTAACTTCAGTACTTTTGGGAATCGCTTTTGAATTCCCTCTAGTCCTTCTTATTCTTTTGCGTACCGGAATTATCAACGGTCAGCAATTGAAAAGATCCCGTAGATGGGTCTATCTGGGCTCCTTTCTTTTTGCTATTCTTCTTCCCGCGGACTCAATTTTGGCGGACGTCTTTCTCGCTTTGCCCCTGATAATATTGTTTGAGATTACATTACTGTTAAATAGACTACGAAAATAAATAGATTTACAGAATTGAAAGCCACTTATTATGAGCGATACATCCTCGGCCTTCAAACGAGGATGAGAGTGAATCTTTGAGCGAATATCAAAATATCATGGACTTTTAGTTCGTAAGTAGTTTATTCTAAAGCTCTAATCCCGGGAAGCTCGCGGCCGGCAAGAAACTCCAGCATCGCTCCGCCGCCCGAAGACACGAAAGAAAATTTATCTAAAAGTCCTTTTGAAGCTAAAAATTCGGTTGTTTCCCCGCCACCGACTACGGAATATGCGCCCGAATCAATAATCGCCTTCGCGATTGCCATCGTTCCTGATTCATGTCCTTCTTCAAAAAATCCGACAGGCCCATTCCAAACCACGGTTTTAGCTCCCTTTATTGTCTCAACGAATCGATTCACTGATACATCGTCAATATCCTTACCATTTGGCGTTAAGCTAGCAACTATAACATTTGACTTTTTGTTGTCATTCTGGAGCGAAGCGATAAGAGAGCTTGTTTCTCGCGAGCTCGAAATAGAATCTCTAGATCCTATCGTGGTCGTTGCCACTCCAGAATGACGATTAACTGAAACTTCATTAGTTATCAGCTGTTTTGCGATAAGTCCTCCCACCAATACCTTATCTGCAATTTGGGCTAAATTATTAACAATGGGAATCTTAGTCTCCATTTTTGCTCCTCCAACCACAGCAACGAAAGGCCTTTCCGGCCCCTCAAGCAACCTTGAAAGCTCCTCTACTTCTTTTTGTAGGTGAATACCGGCTGCATGCGTCAAAAAAGCAGGAACCCCAATTATAGAAGCGTGCGCACGGTGGCTATCTCCGAAAGCATCGTTGATGTAAAAATCGGCCATGAACGCTAGTTTTTTCGCAAAATCCGGATCATTTGCTTCTTCTCCGGGCCAAAAACGCAGATTATCCAAAAGGACAACCTCTCCCTCTGTTTTTCTTTCCAAATCATCCTTAAATGTAATTTTGCGGCCTAAAATTTCTGCGAGTGGTGCAAGAAGTTTGTCCGTGGATAAGGCAGGATCTCTTTCCTCCGGCCTCCCGATATGTCCGGCAATCATTATTTGCGAAGCACCGTGTTCTAAAAGATAATCAAAAGTAGGTTTGATATTCCTAAGCCTAACCTCATCTTTTAAGTCGCTATCGAGCGGCACATCCAAATCCGCCCTCAAAAACACTCTTTTGCCGGAAACGTCTAAATCGGAAAGCAATTTCATAGAAATAGTATCTAGTATCCCTACCTTAGTATCAAGTAAATAATATGAATGAGGAGGAAATTTTAAGGGTTAAATATTATCTCTCCAGGCAGCTAAACGGCCAACTCCTGCAAGTGTGTACATATCTCTAAGTTGCATCGCCCTCGTCCAATGGATAAACCTAGAATTCATAATTCTTTTACCCATGGCAGACTCGGGATTAGGCTGAATTTTATCAGGGTCAAACTCAAACTCTCTTTCGATAGGATTCTGTGAATCGTTAACTTGCTTAACTTCGTCCGCATGAAATAAAACTTTATAAAATCTGTCACCTTTATCAGGGGTATCTGTGATGAAAAATGCGGTGTTTGGATTTGTTGGCTCGCCATTCAATTCAGCTTGCCAGCCTCGACTCAGCTGTTCATCTTCAGGAATTGGTGCAACATTCTTTAAACGTGATTCTCGCGAAGAAGACTCTAAAATCCCGCGCATGCGAGCTCGAGCAGCGCTCACTCTTTCGCTCATACCCTCCGGTCGCCCTCCTAGCCTTTCATTTGTCATACTTTATCGCGGATTATAGGATTGCATACGTCCTTTGTCAAACCTCCGACAATTCCCACATCGTTCGTACTTCCCCAACTAAATATAAAGATCCCGTTACTAAAACTAGCTCATCTCTTTTCCGCTCATTCACAGCCTTAAAAACTGCTTCTTGAGAGTTTTTAATCGCTCTGACCTCTTGAAAACTTTTGAGATATTTCTCAATTTCCTCTGCCGGAACAAAACCAAATTTATTTACCCCTCGAAGTCTTTGAGACGGAGTGGGGCCTGTATCTGTTACCGCATTAAATTGTGTAGCAATTACTCTTTTAATTGGTAAATCTTTCAATAATTGATCCAACATTTTTTTCCACTTTTTCCCTTTTTTAAAAGCAATAACAAGAACTGTGTTTAAGGTGAGATTCCTGTTTACAGGGTCTCTCCTTAAACGACTTTGTTTCGAGTTTCTGACAAAATTAATCAGCGCTTTAATTTTGTCAGTGTTATGCGCCCCGTCTAAAATTACAAGGTCGTTAATTTCTTCGAACCTCCCCGGAAAATTCGCGCTAAAAGCCTTGTCTATTTCTGCGTCATTTACACGGATTTTTAGGGCCTTGAGCGCTGAAAGAGCCAAAAGCGCGCTAGGTGAAATACCCCGATTGGAAAGCCCAATTGGAGGTTTTTGAGTACTAACCTTAATCAGCTGCGACTTATTTTTCACAGCAATTTTCTCAATGACAGAAAGTGCTTTTCCGGTCACTGCTGTCACAACCGGAACTTTAACTTTTATAATCCCCGCTTTTTCAAAAGCGATTTTTTCTATTGTGTTTCCAAGGATTTCTGTATGGTCCAAACCAATGTTGGTAATGACAGCAATTCTGCTCTCCAGGACATTTGTCGCGTCCAACCTTCCACCGAGCCCTACTTCGACAACCGCCCAGTCAACTTCCTCCTCCGCGAAATATTTAAAAGAAGCGGCAACTAAAATCTCAAAATAGCTCGGAAATCCAACCTGCGAGGCTCCCATTTGCTCTACAACCGGTTTTATTTGGTTGAATAGACTGATGAACCTTTTCATTGACATAAAACCGTCATTCTGGAGCGAAGCGATAGAATCTCTCCGGTTTGTATAGATCCTATTCGAAGAAAAGCTCTGCTTATCGGTCGTTTCACTCCCTCCAGGATGACGAGAAGAAAAAATTTGCATCCTCTCTCTTATATCCACCAAATGAGGAGAAACGTGAAGACCGACTTTAAACCCTTTTTGCCTCAAAAGTCTTGCAGTATAAAAAGCCGTCGACCCTTTTCCGCTGGTTCCGGCAATATGAACTGATTTAAATTTTTTTTCTGGATTTTTTAAAAGTTTTAGAAGATACTCAATTCTCGAAAGTCCTAAGTTCTCTTTTCCGTAAACTTGCGGGATAAAATTTTCAACCCAATCTCTAACTTCGTAATAATCCTTAAACATGAACTCTCCACCTTGCCCTTCCGTAGCCTTTGGCGAAGGAGGGCCAATCGCGCACATCATAGTAATCT from the Candidatus Curtissbacteria bacterium genome contains:
- the pgk gene encoding phosphoglycerate kinase, which produces MKLLSDLDVSGKRVFLRADLDVPLDSDLKDEVRLRNIKPTFDYLLEHGASQIMIAGHIGRPEERDPALSTDKLLAPLAEILGRKITFKDDLERKTEGEVVLLDNLRFWPGEEANDPDFAKKLAFMADFYINDAFGDSHRAHASIIGVPAFLTHAAGIHLQKEVEELSRLLEGPERPFVAVVGGAKMETKIPIVNNLAQIADKVLVGGLIAKQLITNEVSVNRHSGVATTTIGSRDSISSSRETSSLIASLQNDNKKSNVIVASLTPNGKDIDDVSVNRFVETIKGAKTVVWNGPVGFFEEGHESGTMAIAKAIIDSGAYSVVGGGETTEFLASKGLLDKFSFVSSGGGAMLEFLAGRELPGIRALE
- a CDS encoding Mur ligase family protein produces the protein MCAIGPPSPKATEGQGGEFMFKDYYEVRDWVENFIPQVYGKENLGLSRIEYLLKLLKNPEKKFKSVHIAGTSGKGSTAFYTARLLRQKGFKVGLHVSPHLVDIRERMQIFSSRHPGGSETTDKQSFSSNRIYTNRRDSIASLQNDGFMSMKRFISLFNQIKPVVEQMGASQVGFPSYFEILVAASFKYFAEEEVDWAVVEVGLGGRLDATNVLESRIAVITNIGLDHTEILGNTIEKIAFEKAGIIKVKVPVVTAVTGKALSVIEKIAVKNKSQLIKVSTQKPPIGLSNRGISPSALLALSALKALKIRVNDAEIDKAFSANFPGRFEEINDLVILDGAHNTDKIKALINFVRNSKQSRLRRDPVNRNLTLNTVLVIAFKKGKKWKKMLDQLLKDLPIKRVIATQFNAVTDTGPTPSQRLRGVNKFGFVPAEEIEKYLKSFQEVRAIKNSQEAVFKAVNERKRDELVLVTGSLYLVGEVRTMWELSEV
- the tatA gene encoding twin-arginine translocase TatA/TatE family subunit, which encodes MPTIGATEWIIIAFIILLLFGGKKIPEFFKGLGEAVKEFKKSSRDLGEDEGKSKS
- a CDS encoding twin-arginine translocase subunit TatC, which translates into the protein MENITPLNYPQLKAELEKYQPFLLEARKRLIFTLCVFATATIAGFVFYEKIIKFLIRILNLEGINVVFTSPFQFITLAISCGLATGLVISFPLFVIQILYFLKPALRKKEFKIVTRHLPLFFILFLAGFVFGTLIMKWQIQIFLEKSVSLGIGNVLDISRLLTTVLLTSVLLGIAFEFPLVLLILLRTGIINGQQLKRSRRWVYLGSFLFAILLPADSILADVFLALPLIILFEITLLLNRLRK
- a CDS encoding twin-arginine translocase TatA/TatE family subunit; the protein is MFNFIKNLSPVEVGAILLILIVLFGAKIVTRLAKTGGQSFKEIKKVKKTFTEALEDNSDGTTK